A window of Bactrocera dorsalis isolate Fly_Bdor chromosome 4, ASM2337382v1, whole genome shotgun sequence genomic DNA:
gAATATATAGGTTTTTCTATTAAGtagaagaaattataaaaaaaaacaaatttcaaaattcttttaagACTTATTTTTCGCTGCTGTAATCACACACAAAACTATATATTAATGACATGTGGTACTTTACATTAAGTACGCATAATGgagcaattaaaatttatgaaatggaATGTAACTTATTACACTTATTGCAATTAACCGTATCGTTTTTAAACCTTAAATAGCAACAGACTTtcttttctaaatatattttcagatGTGGGATCAATCTATTAGTTCCccttatttttgaatattcccAATAAAGGTTGGCATGGCTGTAGAGGAGAACTTAATGTTAGAAGGCGTGAAAAGCGcacatttcttcttcttttacgCAGAAATTGTAGAGATTGGAAGCTGTATTTTTGccttttcttaattaaatttcccttttttaattaagtaaagttgcaaatttaaaggttgttttcttaatttcttaAAGATATTTTCTCATTATATCaaagtaagtatatattttacttaaaaatatgaaattgaaacaaatttataaaataaataaaggtaATGCATCCGAtgcattattatatatttaccatCACCATAGCATCGGCATCTTCCATTTCCACAAGATTTTCCAACAATGAAGACACATCCAATTTGATGTAATGAAACGGTGTCTGTTTCCAATTATCAATTATACCTTTAATATCTTTTTCAGATCTTTCGTGGATGTTGCGATTCCTGCAGGTTTCCAAGTCGAACATCAAGTCAACTATATATGGCTAATAAAAATAGATATGAAGCCAAGCAAAGCAATATACAGTATAGATTAGTATTTCATTTCCCTAAAATTATGTGATTTATATGCCGAAAATGCTTACCATGAAACCAGAGTCTTTCGAGTGGCAATAAAACTCATTTAATGTGCGCAACGAATTGTTATTGCAGTCGATTATAATAAAATCGTATAAATTATCTGAAATAGTTTTCTTAAATGATTTGATCAAATATTGCATGTATGTCTCCTCCATATCAGCATCGTACTCATATAGAACTTCTTTTTTCGGTATCTAAATTGTTGAagaaaaacaatacaacaaatactttCTAGAAATGTatgcaattaataatttattaaacttaaaatgcGAAACCGTTACATAGttataatttcgtttattaaaaGTGCAGATGATTAGTCTGCCGCTCACCTTTTTGCCGGTTTTGGGACAACGTTCTTCGTAATCGTTCTCGATTAAGAAATAATCATCGATACTCAAAATGCGAGGATTAGTTCCGCCCATTTCCAACTCTTTTTCTTTGATCAACTTTGCAACATATGATTTTCCACTGCCGGGAGGTCCCCGCAATATCACACAAACCTTTTTGGGGCGTGTCAGACGACCGGGTTTAAGGAGAATCTCATCAACAGTTatggtgtttttgttttctatactGGGGAATGACATTTGTACATGTCCGCTTGAAAGTTTAGCTATGTTCTCATTAGCTTCCGCAGTCGATGGGAACAAGGACTGGGTGGGCGCAGTGGCGTCTTGTTGCACTGAGCACACAAATGGTCGGTTTGTCGTTAGCATTGGTGGCGGTGGAGGGGCCGGTGACTCACAATCACGGTTGTTCTCCAAATTTCTACAATGTTAAATGTAATGAAAGCACAAAACGGGATAACTGTTTATGTGTAGAATCGAGATTTGAGCTCCAGTCATTTGCCCACGTGCAACGTTCGCATTGTGGCCATAAANNNNNNNNNNNNNNNNNNNNNNNNNNNNNNNNNNNNNNNNNNNNNNNNNNNNNNNNNNNNNNNNNNNNNNNNNNNNNNNNNNNNNNNNNNNNNNNNNNNNNNNNNNNNNNNNNNNNNNNNNNNNNNNNNNNNNNNNNNNNNNNNNNNNNNNNNNNNNNNNNNNNNNNNNNNNNNNNNNNNNNNNNNNNNNNNNNNNNNNNNNNNNNNNNNNNNNNNNNNNNNNNNNNNNNNNNNNNNNNNNNNNNNNNNNNNNNNNNNNNNNNNNNNNNNNNNNNNNNNNNNNNNNNNNNNNNNNNNNNNNNNNNNNNNNNNNNNNNNNNNNNNNNNNNNNNNNNNNNNNNNNNNNNNNNNNNNNNNNNNNNNNNNNNNNNNNNNNNNNNNNNNNNNNNNNNNNNNNNNNNNNNNNNNNNNN
This region includes:
- the LOC105225515 gene encoding YLP motif-containing protein 1 (The sequence of the model RefSeq protein was modified relative to this genomic sequence to represent the inferred CDS: added 167 bases not found in genome assembly); the encoded protein is MPTIPGQHREQSETENKSERENAEKSTVNSTETISTNVSAPIGANEELEEISDNEENLENNRDCESPAPPPPPMLTTNRPFVCSVQQDATAPTQSLFPSTAEANENIAKLSSGHVQMSFPSIENKNTITVDEILLKPGRLTRPKKVCVILRGPPGSGKSYVAKLIKEKELEMGGTNPRILSIDDYFLIENDYEERCPKTGKKIPKKEVLYEYDADMEETYMQYLIKSFKKTISDNLYDFIIIDCNNNSLRTLNEFYCHSKDSGFMPYIVDLMFDLETCRNRNIHERSEKDIKGIIDNWKQTPFHYIKLDVSSLLENLVEMEDADAMVMDNNSNSGAPDDSNLTQSQADNETEDSNEAADDTASFGFLKSKWESDTTSENLARLDGTNKLMQKRKAATMEDYLQMDDWEPPKTSANGKKRVRWADIEEKRAQEKMRAIGFVVGQTDWKRMMDPNAGNRALNKTKYIERVNKRR